In a single window of the Lates calcarifer isolate ASB-BC8 linkage group LG1, TLL_Latcal_v3, whole genome shotgun sequence genome:
- the LOC108901305 gene encoding uncharacterized protein C13orf42 isoform X1 — translation MFRKINNVFRPNHHGHRGRDGGGGGGGFRSEQDYHNACTVRLVRSTSMLVVGEKTQAAVGSTLKRSKSTVSIESTLYYYQRQEDRIWLYSQNQNCLEYLEALVALRRQYTKSVNDLKSSDIKATVSSKKKPAPPPPNKEEPIQRAKPSAPPVPSEEDTLQFFDAVIASCDNEPLRKPYMDDGHADVDFIVASSSAEHDLHSNWVLRVPRVTDDSKQKVVHNCAIESAPKKKSQSGSTSSRLRLQRNPIHLPKVVESAFQTLRFKPKLKKQ, via the exons ATGTTCAGGAAAATCAATAATGTGTTCCGTCCCAACCATCAtggacacagagggagagatggtggtggtggtggtggtgggttcCGGTCCGAGCAGGACTACCACAACGCCTGCACCGTCAGGCTGGTCCGCAGCACCTCCATGCTCGTGGTGGGAGAGAAAACTCAGGCGGCCGTGGGCTCGACTTTAAAACGGAGCAAAAGCACAGTGAGCATCGAGTCGACCCTGTACTATTATCAGAGACAAGAGGACAGGATATGGCTCTACTCTCAGAATCAGAACTGCCTGGAGTACCTGGAGGCACTTGTTGCTTTGAGGCGGCAGTACACGAAGAGTGTGAATGACTTGAAAAGCAGCGACATTAAGGCCACAGTGTCCTCCAAAAAGAAGCCTGCACCTCCACCACCTAATAAGGAAGAACCG ATACAAAGAGCCAAACCCTCCGCCCCTCCGGTCCCCAGCGAGGAGGACACTTTGCAGTTCTTTGATGCGGTCATCGCCAGCTGCGACAACGAGCCTCTGCGCAAACCTTACATGGATGATGGACACGCAGATGTGGATTTCATAG TGGCCTCCAGCTCAGCTGAACACGACCTCCACTCGAATTGGGTCTTGCGGGTTCCTCGGGTCACAGATGACTCCAAGCAGAAAGTGGTTCATAACTGTGCCATTGAAAGTGCCCCCAAGAAGAAAAGCCAGAGCGGGTCCACAAGCAGCAGACTGCGACTTCAGAGGAACCCGATCCACCTGCCCAAAGTGGTGGAGAGCGCATTCCAGACTCTGCGCTTCAAGCCCAAATTAAAAAAGCAGTGA
- the LOC108901305 gene encoding uncharacterized protein C13orf42 isoform X2, which produces MLVVGEKTQAAVGSTLKRSKSTVSIESTLYYYQRQEDRIWLYSQNQNCLEYLEALVALRRQYTKSVNDLKSSDIKATVSSKKKPAPPPPNKEEPIQRAKPSAPPVPSEEDTLQFFDAVIASCDNEPLRKPYMDDGHADVDFIVASSSAEHDLHSNWVLRVPRVTDDSKQKVVHNCAIESAPKKKSQSGSTSSRLRLQRNPIHLPKVVESAFQTLRFKPKLKKQ; this is translated from the exons ATGCTCGTGGTGGGAGAGAAAACTCAGGCGGCCGTGGGCTCGACTTTAAAACGGAGCAAAAGCACAGTGAGCATCGAGTCGACCCTGTACTATTATCAGAGACAAGAGGACAGGATATGGCTCTACTCTCAGAATCAGAACTGCCTGGAGTACCTGGAGGCACTTGTTGCTTTGAGGCGGCAGTACACGAAGAGTGTGAATGACTTGAAAAGCAGCGACATTAAGGCCACAGTGTCCTCCAAAAAGAAGCCTGCACCTCCACCACCTAATAAGGAAGAACCG ATACAAAGAGCCAAACCCTCCGCCCCTCCGGTCCCCAGCGAGGAGGACACTTTGCAGTTCTTTGATGCGGTCATCGCCAGCTGCGACAACGAGCCTCTGCGCAAACCTTACATGGATGATGGACACGCAGATGTGGATTTCATAG TGGCCTCCAGCTCAGCTGAACACGACCTCCACTCGAATTGGGTCTTGCGGGTTCCTCGGGTCACAGATGACTCCAAGCAGAAAGTGGTTCATAACTGTGCCATTGAAAGTGCCCCCAAGAAGAAAAGCCAGAGCGGGTCCACAAGCAGCAGACTGCGACTTCAGAGGAACCCGATCCACCTGCCCAAAGTGGTGGAGAGCGCATTCCAGACTCTGCGCTTCAAGCCCAAATTAAAAAAGCAGTGA
- the LOC108901303 gene encoding LOW QUALITY PROTEIN: TLR adapter interacting with SLC15A4 on the lysosome (The sequence of the model RefSeq protein was modified relative to this genomic sequence to represent the inferred CDS: inserted 2 bases in 1 codon), protein MLCEGRLLSMTFCELEELDPLPARKALQSAYGLPRASATLMPGSTRHAAPIQNGSLEQTGDMDDRSASVELYISPLQSLDXSRRAHPGRHISPEIKIPAQACSGGDAPFLVPSDCQSICQNYSDLHIGGDQVLPLSAHDGELRLCTDAQPVGPFLQSCDVPPAVEDSPPGQIQGGLLHPLRGGSSRWNRGSTCDRSFLFQGREGPFSNSLLNNYLEQKLLDLYQQYMMENMVKEDSDPGPICPLLGSELVLTSLDQITLMLSREGNLEASLAKDMVLSCLLRVAGDMQSSEISTPFLQISNEASKEQLTENKEE, encoded by the exons ATGCTTTGTGAAGGCAGACTGTTGAGCATGACCTTCTGTGAATTGGAGGAGCTGGACCCCCTCCCTGCTCGCAAGGCTCTCCAAAGTGCTTATGGGCTGCCAAGAGCATCTGCCACCCTCATGCCAGGCTCCACCAGACACGCTGCACCCATTCAAAACGGCTCCCTTGAACAGACAGGTGATATGGATGACAGGAGTGCGTCAGTGGAGTTGTACATTTCTCCCCTGCAGTCATTGGA ATCCAGGAGAGCCCATCCAGGCAGACACATCTCTCCAGAGATAAAAATCCCAGCTCAGGCTTGTTCAGGTGGCGATGCCCCATTCTTGGTTCCCTCCGACTGTCAGAGCATCTGCCAAAACTACAGCGACCTCCATATTGGTGGTGACCAAGTGCTGCCTCTCTCGGCGCATGATGGCGAGCTGAGGCTCTGTACTGATGCCCAGCCTGTTGGCCCCTTTCTTCAGTCCTGTGATGTCCCCCCAGCTGTGGAGGATTCTCCCCCAGGGCAGATTCAGGGTGGGCTTCTGCATCCACTGAGGGGAGGTTCCAGTCGGTGGAACCGGGGAAGCACCTGTGATCGGAGCTTTCTGTTCCAGGGGCGAGAGGGGCCATTCTCCAACTCCCTTCTGAATAACTACCTGGAGCAGAAACTCTTGGATCTGTACCAGCAATATATGATGGAAAACATGGTGAAAGAAGATTCTGACCCAGGCCCCATTTGCCCTCTGCTGGGGTCAGAGCTGGTCCTGACCAGCCTGGACCAGATCACTCTAATGCTGAGTCGGGAAGGGAACCTGGAGGCCAGCCTGGCCAAGGACATGGTCCTGAGCTGCCTGCTGCGGGTAGCTGGTGACATGCAGTCAAGTGAGATCAGCACTCCATTTCTGCAGATTTCAAATGAGGCATCCAAGGAGCAGCTCACAGAGAATAAGGAAGAATGA